In a single window of the Pseudodesulfovibrio profundus genome:
- a CDS encoding IS3 family transposase (programmed frameshift): MTKSSKRRKHSDKFKAKVALEAIRGVKTLAQLAAEYKVHPNQISTWKRQLLENVDDIFSSGKKAKSQEEITAPLFEEIGRLKMDIKWLEKKLLSLPLEVRRQWIKPDREYSIRRQCKLAGISRSGFYYKPVAESDENLALMRLIDEQYLRQPDYGSPRMTDWLKTQGHQVNHKRVERLMQLMGLQAITPGPHTSVPNPEHPVFPYLLKGVAIERKNQVWSADITYIPMQRGFLYLVAVIDWWSRFVLAWELSNSMDSSFCVEALNKALRISTPEVFNTDQGAQFTSREFTGVLQSKGIAISMDGKGRAIDNVFIERLWWTVKYEDIYPRAYCDGIELYHGLTRYFRYYNEERGHSSLDKRTPAAVYRSNLNVH; this comes from the exons ATGACAAAGAGCAGCAAAAGACGGAAACATTCGGACAAGTTTAAGGCCAAGGTCGCACTTGAGGCGATTCGTGGCGTGAAGACGCTTGCGCAACTGGCTGCGGAGTACAAAGTGCACCCCAATCAGATTTCCACGTGGAAGCGGCAGCTCCTTGAGAATGTCGATGACATCTTTTCCAGTGGCAAGAAAGCCAAAAGCCAGGAGGAGATAACCGCACCGTTATTTGAGGAGATCGGTCGGCTCAAGATGGACATCAAGTGGCTTGAAAAAAAGTTGT TAAGCCTGCCGCTTGAGGTGCGCCGCCAGTGGATCAAACCAGATCGGGAGTATTCCATCCGGCGGCAATGCAAGTTGGCAGGCATTTCCCGTTCGGGATTTTACTACAAGCCTGTAGCCGAATCCGATGAAAATTTAGCCTTGATGCGTCTCATCGACGAGCAGTATCTGCGTCAGCCGGATTACGGCTCGCCGCGCATGACGGATTGGCTGAAGACCCAAGGCCATCAAGTCAACCACAAACGAGTTGAGCGACTGATGCAACTGATGGGCTTGCAAGCCATCACTCCAGGGCCGCATACGAGTGTCCCCAATCCGGAGCATCCCGTGTTTCCGTATCTGCTGAAAGGAGTTGCCATTGAGAGGAAAAATCAAGTCTGGAGCGCTGACATCACCTACATCCCCATGCAGCGCGGCTTTCTGTACCTGGTGGCAGTGATAGACTGGTGGAGCCGCTTCGTGCTGGCTTGGGAGCTATCGAACTCGATGGATAGTTCTTTCTGCGTGGAGGCGCTCAACAAGGCTTTGCGCATTTCTACGCCGGAGGTGTTCAACACGGACCAGGGAGCGCAGTTCACGAGTCGTGAATTTACCGGAGTTTTGCAGAGCAAGGGAATTGCAATCAGCATGGACGGCAAAGGTCGCGCAATCGACAATGTCTTCATAGAGCGGCTGTGGTGGACGGTGAAATATGAGGATATTTACCCTAGGGCGTACTGTGATGGAATCGAGCTATACCATGGGCTTACGCGCTATTTTAGGTATTACAACGAGGAGCGCGGTCATTCGTCGTTGGACAAAAGAACTCCCGCTGCCGTATACAGAAGCAACTTGAATGTTCATTGA
- a CDS encoding protein-glutamate methylesterase/protein-glutamine glutaminase, with translation MINVLVVDDSAFMRKAISTMLDKDPGIKVIGTARDGQEGLEMVRKLNPDVVTMDIEMPKMDGLTALRHIMMEAPRPVLMVSSLTTEGAEATLKAMELGAVDFIPKQLSKVSLDIIKIEKDLIERVKTVAARQMRHRAVSRRPVARPVPSVSQTKARKGRPVRDVVAIGVSTGGPPVVQRILSSLPEDFPAGILIAQHMPAAFTGPFAQRLDGVSKIKVKEAENGDVFKPGHAYVAPGGKHIILDQKISRINIVVTDQPADALYKPSANVLISSVAEAVGRRALGVILTGMGSDGCEGIRDLKNKGGKALAQSDNTCVVYGMPKAIVDENLADEVVDLDDLAGTITDYLFV, from the coding sequence GTGATTAACGTTCTTGTCGTGGATGATTCCGCATTTATGCGGAAGGCCATCAGCACGATGCTTGATAAAGATCCCGGAATCAAGGTGATCGGCACAGCTCGTGATGGTCAGGAAGGCCTTGAGATGGTGCGGAAGTTGAATCCCGATGTCGTTACCATGGACATCGAAATGCCGAAAATGGACGGTTTGACCGCATTGAGGCACATAATGATGGAAGCACCCAGACCTGTGTTGATGGTCAGCTCCTTGACCACCGAAGGCGCGGAAGCCACACTCAAGGCCATGGAGCTTGGTGCTGTGGACTTCATCCCGAAGCAGCTTTCCAAAGTTTCATTGGATATCATCAAGATCGAAAAGGATTTGATCGAGCGAGTCAAAACAGTTGCTGCTCGACAAATGCGCCATAGAGCCGTTTCTCGCAGGCCTGTCGCTCGACCTGTCCCTTCTGTAAGTCAGACCAAGGCTCGAAAAGGACGCCCGGTACGTGACGTTGTGGCCATTGGGGTATCTACTGGTGGTCCTCCTGTTGTCCAAAGAATTCTTTCTTCTCTCCCGGAAGACTTTCCAGCTGGCATTCTCATTGCCCAGCACATGCCGGCGGCCTTCACTGGTCCTTTTGCTCAGCGTCTGGATGGCGTAAGTAAAATCAAAGTGAAGGAAGCGGAGAATGGTGACGTTTTCAAACCCGGTCATGCATACGTGGCTCCTGGTGGAAAACACATCATCCTTGATCAAAAGATAAGCCGCATCAACATCGTCGTAACGGATCAGCCTGCTGATGCCCTGTACAAACCTTCTGCCAACGTCCTGATCAGTTCTGTTGCAGAGGCTGTCGGGCGAAGGGCGCTGGGAGTGATATTGACGGGGATGGGCAGTGATGGTTGTGAAGGGATTCGTGATCTGAAAAACAAGGGTGGCAAGGCTTTGGCCCAGAGCGACAATACATGTGTCGTGTATGGTATGCCTAAAGCCATTGTTGATGAAAACCTGGCTGACGAGGTGGTTGACCTGGACGACCTGGCTGGCACCATCACGGATTACCTGTTCGTATAG
- a CDS encoding CheR family methyltransferase, with translation MSSLFSKTITLGKDIKVSDLEFQSLRDYIYEQCGIYIADNRKYLLENRLGNRLKKLNLKSFDEYYNYLKFDVGKDRELKKLFEVITTNETSFYRNPPQLEVFQHNILKDVLAGCRKKGRKLRIWSAGCSTGEEPYTIAIILHEILKSEISQWDIKITANDLSERVLESARRGLYNDYTLRTTPPEIAQRYFDMDNGSNSIKPEVKKLVQFSQINLKDRGQIRRIERSDIVFCRNVIIYFDDDMKKQVISSFYDNLVPGGYLVIGHSESLHNISRAFKPVHHPGAIIYKKED, from the coding sequence ATGTCGTCGCTTTTTTCAAAGACAATCACCCTTGGCAAGGACATCAAGGTCTCTGACTTGGAGTTCCAGAGCTTAAGGGACTATATTTATGAGCAATGTGGAATCTACATTGCTGATAATCGTAAATACTTGCTGGAAAATCGACTTGGGAACAGGCTGAAGAAGCTCAATCTCAAGAGTTTTGACGAGTATTACAATTACTTGAAGTTTGATGTTGGTAAGGACCGGGAGTTGAAAAAACTCTTTGAAGTCATAACAACCAATGAAACCAGTTTTTATCGAAACCCGCCTCAGCTTGAAGTGTTTCAGCATAATATCCTGAAGGATGTGCTGGCTGGGTGCAGGAAGAAAGGCAGAAAGTTGCGTATATGGTCGGCGGGCTGTTCCACAGGTGAAGAGCCATATACTATCGCGATCATACTGCATGAAATACTGAAGTCGGAAATCAGTCAGTGGGATATCAAAATTACTGCTAACGATTTGTCCGAGCGCGTGTTGGAGTCTGCTCGTCGCGGTCTATACAACGACTATACGCTTCGGACCACGCCGCCGGAAATTGCTCAACGGTATTTCGACATGGACAACGGGAGCAACTCGATCAAGCCGGAAGTGAAGAAACTGGTTCAGTTCAGTCAAATCAACTTGAAGGATCGTGGTCAAATCCGGCGTATTGAGCGATCTGATATTGTGTTTTGTCGTAATGTTATCATATACTTCGACGATGACATGAAAAAACAGGTTATCAGTTCATTTTATGACAACCTTGTCCCTGGCGGTTATTTGGTTATTGGGCATTCCGAATCGCTACACAATATATCACGGGCTTTTAAGCCTGTGCATCATCCGGGAGCTATCATTTACAAGAAGGAAGACTAG
- a CDS encoding ABC transporter ATP-binding protein: MTKSLLEVRNINKFYDELHVVRNVTFSLNEGDIGCLLGPSGCGKTTLLRTIAGFEDIAGGSIVIDGQIVSGPSSVAPENRNIGMVFQDYALFPHLSVADNVSFGLLGASSEVKKQRVVELLETVGLASEQDKFPHELSGGQQQRVALARALAPEPKLLLMDEPFSNLDVALRETLSSEIREILKARSITALMVTHNQNEAFAMADKVGVLSCGEMQQWDTPNAVYHHPSNTLVAGFVGEGAFITGKVTGDGTLECALGVLEGVFSSHCGVGCEVSLLIRPEDIVHDDNSPHEATIMAKTFRGATILYTLRLDSGEEVQALVPSHHQHAIGQQIGICQDVEDLVVFPAGSNFEPAEQCGI, encoded by the coding sequence ATGACGAAATCTCTTCTCGAAGTACGCAACATAAATAAATTTTACGATGAGTTGCATGTGGTGAGGAATGTCACCTTCTCCTTGAATGAGGGGGATATTGGTTGTTTGCTGGGGCCCAGTGGGTGCGGCAAGACGACTCTTTTGCGCACCATCGCAGGATTCGAGGATATCGCTGGCGGCAGTATCGTTATCGATGGGCAGATTGTATCCGGTCCGTCGTCTGTGGCTCCTGAGAATCGCAATATAGGCATGGTGTTTCAGGATTACGCCTTGTTCCCGCATCTCTCCGTGGCGGACAATGTGTCTTTTGGTTTGCTTGGCGCTTCCTCCGAGGTGAAGAAGCAGCGGGTTGTTGAACTACTGGAGACAGTCGGTCTTGCCAGTGAGCAAGATAAGTTCCCGCATGAATTGTCTGGTGGCCAGCAACAGCGGGTTGCACTGGCGAGAGCTTTGGCGCCGGAACCCAAGCTGTTACTTATGGACGAGCCTTTTTCGAATCTTGATGTCGCACTGCGGGAAACCTTGTCATCGGAAATCCGGGAAATTCTTAAGGCCCGGTCCATTACGGCGCTTATGGTTACTCATAATCAGAATGAAGCGTTTGCTATGGCAGACAAAGTTGGTGTCCTTTCGTGTGGCGAAATGCAGCAATGGGATACACCTAATGCCGTCTATCATCATCCGAGCAATACACTCGTCGCAGGTTTTGTCGGCGAGGGGGCATTCATTACGGGGAAAGTTACCGGTGATGGCACCCTCGAATGCGCGCTTGGAGTATTGGAAGGGGTGTTCTCCTCTCATTGTGGTGTGGGGTGCGAGGTGAGTTTGCTTATTCGTCCCGAGGACATTGTGCATGACGACAACAGCCCGCATGAGGCGACTATTATGGCCAAGACCTTTCGTGGTGCGACAATCCTGTATACGCTTCGTTTGGATAGCGGTGAAGAGGTCCAGGCCTTGGTGCCGAGCCACCATCAACACGCTATTGGGCAACAGATTGGGATATGTCAGGATGTTGAGGATTTGGTTGTCTTTCCTGCCGGGAGTAACTTTGAACCTGCTGAACAGTGCGGTATATGA
- a CDS encoding ABC transporter permease translates to MPHTLKARAAGEGGFLSRRRLFHFQSPGWFFGAVLLALAAAVPLLVIVGHLLVPQQEVWKHLVENVLGTLVSNTALLLACIVPLTAVMGVGLGWLTGACDYPGRKFFAWALVLPFAIPPYVFAFVYLGLFDFSGPVQTALRAAFPSIGFIDIRNGFGVASILSLAFYPYVYLMARSAFMTQGRTAMEAARTLGMKPSRAFFKVALPMARPFVAAGLVLVCMESLADFGAVSIFNYDTFTTAIYKAWFGLFSLESAAQISSVLAIFVLTALVVEQRLRTRMRYTEAGRSSQADRIKLSGVWRWSAFGASSLVFLLAFVIPCIQLGMWAWEVVGPDTVRYFDYSVKTLSLGLVGAVVTTMSAMVLAFAKRNDPGTTITWTSRIATLGYALPGTVLAVGIFIPAAWLDNGLIAFVAWVTGTKPAPFIQGSLGLMIVAYAIRFLAAGFGSVDAAMQRITPSIGEAARTMGVTGAALLRRIYLPMLNKGLMTGAILVLVDVMKEMPITLMMRPFGWDTLSVKIYEYTSEGEWELAAIPAVVLILVGLLPVLLLTRQSEK, encoded by the coding sequence ACGTGCCGCTGGGGAGGGAGGATTTCTTTCCCGGCGGCGTCTTTTCCACTTCCAGTCGCCTGGCTGGTTCTTCGGAGCTGTATTGCTTGCTTTGGCAGCCGCAGTTCCGTTGCTTGTGATCGTCGGGCATCTGTTGGTCCCCCAACAGGAAGTGTGGAAGCACCTTGTCGAAAATGTACTCGGTACACTGGTTTCCAATACTGCGCTCCTACTTGCCTGCATTGTCCCATTGACAGCCGTCATGGGGGTGGGGTTGGGGTGGCTCACCGGAGCGTGTGACTATCCGGGGCGCAAGTTTTTTGCATGGGCATTGGTGTTGCCGTTTGCCATTCCACCATATGTTTTCGCCTTTGTGTATCTTGGTCTGTTTGATTTCTCCGGGCCTGTGCAGACCGCACTCCGGGCCGCTTTCCCTTCTATTGGATTCATTGACATCCGTAACGGTTTCGGGGTGGCCTCCATCCTCTCACTGGCCTTTTATCCCTATGTATACCTGATGGCCCGTAGTGCTTTTATGACTCAGGGAAGGACTGCCATGGAAGCAGCTCGTACGTTAGGGATGAAACCTTCAAGAGCGTTTTTCAAAGTGGCTCTGCCCATGGCTCGACCATTTGTTGCCGCAGGGCTGGTGCTAGTTTGTATGGAGTCTCTTGCTGATTTCGGTGCTGTTTCCATCTTCAACTATGACACCTTCACCACCGCTATTTACAAGGCATGGTTTGGTCTTTTTTCGTTGGAAAGTGCTGCCCAGATTTCTTCCGTACTCGCTATTTTCGTATTGACGGCATTGGTTGTGGAACAGCGGTTGCGTACCCGTATGCGTTACACCGAGGCGGGGCGATCCAGTCAGGCGGATCGGATCAAACTTTCGGGTGTGTGGAGGTGGAGTGCTTTCGGAGCATCCTCACTTGTCTTTCTACTGGCCTTTGTCATCCCGTGCATTCAACTTGGCATGTGGGCGTGGGAAGTCGTTGGTCCCGATACCGTCAGATATTTTGACTACAGTGTTAAGACGCTGTCACTGGGATTGGTCGGTGCTGTTGTCACTACTATGTCGGCAATGGTCCTGGCGTTTGCCAAACGTAATGATCCCGGTACGACAATTACCTGGACCTCTCGCATAGCGACATTAGGGTATGCCTTGCCTGGCACGGTTTTGGCCGTTGGGATTTTCATCCCGGCAGCATGGCTGGACAACGGTCTTATTGCGTTTGTCGCGTGGGTCACAGGAACCAAGCCAGCTCCTTTCATTCAAGGGTCTTTGGGGTTGATGATTGTTGCCTATGCGATCCGTTTTCTTGCCGCCGGGTTTGGGTCTGTGGACGCTGCCATGCAGCGCATTACGCCATCCATCGGCGAAGCAGCTCGCACGATGGGAGTTACAGGGGCGGCCTTGTTGCGCCGAATCTATCTTCCCATGCTAAACAAGGGCCTCATGACTGGTGCCATTCTCGTTCTGGTGGATGTCATGAAGGAAATGCCCATAACGTTGATGATGCGACCTTTCGGTTGGGACACTCTGTCCGTTAAAATCTATGAATATACATCCGAGGGAGAGTGGGAGCTGGCGGCCATTCCGGCTGTCGTTCTCATTCTTGTCGGGCTTTTACCGGTGCTGTTGCTCACGCGGCAGTCGGAGAAATAG
- a CDS encoding response regulator has translation MAKHILIVDDSKTVRNLVAFIMKKEGFKVTSAEDGLDGLEKLYSASEVDLIVSDVNMPRMDGLTFIKTVREQDAYKDIPIVVLSTEGQDKDIQTGLTMGANLYMVKPAQPEKLVRNVKMLLG, from the coding sequence ATGGCGAAACATATACTCATAGTGGACGATTCGAAAACCGTACGTAACCTCGTAGCTTTTATAATGAAAAAGGAAGGCTTCAAAGTCACTTCCGCTGAAGATGGGCTGGATGGCCTCGAGAAACTCTATAGCGCATCTGAAGTCGATCTGATTGTTTCAGATGTCAACATGCCGCGTATGGACGGGCTGACTTTCATTAAGACTGTGCGCGAACAGGATGCCTACAAGGACATACCTATTGTTGTCCTTTCCACCGAAGGTCAGGATAAGGATATTCAAACAGGCTTGACCATGGGGGCCAATCTGTACATGGTCAAACCAGCTCAGCCTGAAAAGCTTGTCCGTAATGTGAAAATGTTACTCGGGTAG
- a CDS encoding HEAT repeat domain-containing protein: protein MAECTEYLALLNSEDKEVIREGAFRAGENNCVEAVDQLAKLLLTNHLGIQEAADSSLRMIGGKETVRAVLPLLRSDEAPVRNLSMDILREVGCQDMPSLIELVHDEDPDIRIFAADILGSTDSLLAVEPLCDALLKDPEVNVRYQAAVSLGELGMDEAAPCLNKAINDEEWVQYSVIEALTKIGHASSVDALVKTLDSASDLVASMIIDSLGEMGNVKAVSMLLKRIDNSHTALRNKIVKSVVKILGGKSLTLLSDEERARFREYLLVALEDEDEETQDAAIQGLAYVGGEKASEGMLKIAQSLDPDVDHERLAVTIDSLSHIGVTDALKKGVFDEDQKVAQVAVQVLSRISPNACTEDLEVCNLLIDAFWRVGLQVQRQIVAIAAEQANESSKDFFIRILEEHTDGTVLKSAAYLLGEKLQLEECAHLIFPLLGHQYDDVKEAALDACIAIGTTEVQDRFKEMFESEDPLNRLMATYALSRIDAQDNIAILKKALEDEIPDIRKVAVEAMAEGCQVDDDWRALVLGRLNDESKDVRLTVVEILGKCFNESFVKELVGALDDEDDWVKIRAVDALSEHRCQEAVGKLIEMLDNPNRFVVMKVIESLGIIGGSDAFRALLAITDSDEYELVSAAENAINNIQDSQE, encoded by the coding sequence ATGGCTGAATGCACTGAATACCTAGCCTTACTGAACAGTGAAGATAAAGAAGTCATTCGTGAGGGGGCGTTTCGTGCCGGAGAAAACAATTGCGTCGAGGCGGTCGATCAGCTCGCCAAGTTGTTGTTGACAAATCACTTGGGCATTCAGGAGGCGGCAGATAGCTCGTTGCGGATGATTGGAGGAAAGGAGACAGTACGCGCGGTGCTGCCTTTGCTTCGTTCCGATGAAGCGCCTGTCCGTAACCTTTCCATGGACATCCTGCGCGAAGTAGGATGCCAGGACATGCCATCCCTCATTGAACTGGTCCACGATGAAGACCCGGATATACGTATTTTTGCGGCAGACATCCTTGGTTCCACGGATAGCCTGCTAGCTGTTGAACCTTTGTGTGATGCATTGCTCAAGGACCCGGAAGTCAATGTTCGCTATCAGGCTGCCGTGAGTCTCGGGGAGTTGGGAATGGACGAAGCTGCTCCATGCCTGAACAAGGCGATCAACGATGAAGAGTGGGTCCAGTATTCGGTTATTGAAGCATTGACCAAAATAGGCCACGCCAGCTCTGTTGATGCGCTGGTGAAGACGCTGGATAGCGCCTCAGATCTCGTGGCTTCCATGATCATCGATTCTCTTGGCGAAATGGGGAACGTCAAAGCCGTTTCCATGCTGCTGAAAAGGATCGATAACTCCCATACGGCTCTTCGCAATAAGATAGTTAAATCCGTTGTAAAAATTCTTGGTGGCAAGTCACTGACATTGCTTAGTGACGAAGAGCGAGCACGTTTCCGAGAATATCTTCTTGTCGCCCTTGAGGACGAAGATGAAGAAACGCAGGATGCGGCAATTCAGGGATTGGCTTATGTGGGCGGTGAAAAAGCTTCCGAAGGGATGCTCAAGATTGCTCAGTCTCTTGATCCCGATGTCGATCACGAGCGATTGGCGGTGACCATAGACAGCCTTTCGCACATCGGTGTTACGGATGCGTTGAAAAAAGGTGTGTTCGACGAAGATCAAAAGGTCGCTCAGGTGGCTGTACAGGTCCTTTCGAGGATCAGCCCCAACGCCTGCACGGAAGACTTGGAAGTCTGCAATCTTCTCATTGATGCCTTTTGGAGAGTTGGATTGCAGGTACAGCGGCAGATTGTAGCCATTGCAGCAGAGCAGGCCAATGAGTCATCCAAAGACTTCTTTATCCGAATTCTTGAAGAGCACACAGATGGTACTGTCTTGAAGTCCGCAGCCTATCTCCTTGGGGAAAAGCTGCAACTTGAAGAGTGTGCCCATTTGATTTTCCCCCTGCTCGGCCATCAGTATGATGACGTCAAGGAGGCGGCTCTTGATGCCTGTATAGCCATTGGAACTACTGAAGTTCAAGATCGGTTCAAAGAGATGTTCGAGAGCGAGGATCCATTGAATCGCCTTATGGCAACGTATGCATTGAGTCGTATTGATGCTCAGGATAATATTGCCATTCTTAAAAAAGCCCTGGAAGACGAAATCCCGGATATTCGCAAGGTAGCTGTCGAGGCCATGGCCGAAGGGTGCCAGGTCGATGATGACTGGCGAGCCCTGGTTTTGGGGAGGCTGAATGACGAGAGTAAGGACGTTCGCCTGACAGTGGTTGAGATACTGGGCAAGTGCTTCAATGAATCTTTTGTCAAAGAACTGGTCGGCGCTTTGGACGATGAAGATGACTGGGTTAAGATTCGTGCAGTGGATGCCTTGAGCGAGCACCGTTGTCAGGAAGCTGTGGGCAAACTCATCGAGATGCTTGATAATCCCAACCGTTTTGTCGTCATGAAAGTCATCGAGTCGCTGGGAATCATTGGTGGTTCGGATGCCTTCAGGGCTTTGCTCGCCATAACTGATAGTGACGAGTATGAGCTGGTAAGCGCTGCTGAGAACGCCATAAATAATATTCAGGACTCCCAGGAGTAG